A genome region from Aurantiacibacter sp. MUD61 includes the following:
- a CDS encoding Crp/Fnr family transcriptional regulator — protein MVYSEQHSDGALLKGRTFDPDIAKFVATIRKRFSFSEAEAERLSERITLTTVYDREEFLVREDERIHFSSLIIEGYAARAKYNEDGSRQITQLQIPGDFVDLHSYPLEVLDHSIVALTSCTIAKLHHTDISELIDHDPRMARILWFSTMVDAAMHREWIQNIGSREGKARIAHLICEIHARSEVVGLADNGTFDFPLTQTQLGECLGFSQIHVNRLLRQLREDGYLTFKEKIITIHKRDELCDLAGFDPNYLYLTKRSS, from the coding sequence TTGGTTTACTCAGAACAGCATTCCGATGGAGCCTTGCTCAAGGGTCGCACCTTCGACCCGGACATTGCGAAATTTGTCGCCACAATCCGCAAGCGCTTCAGTTTTTCCGAAGCGGAAGCAGAGAGACTATCTGAACGGATCACGCTGACCACAGTTTACGATCGCGAGGAATTTCTCGTTCGTGAGGACGAACGGATTCACTTCTCCTCGCTCATCATCGAAGGCTATGCGGCGCGCGCCAAATATAATGAAGACGGTTCGCGCCAGATCACGCAATTGCAGATCCCGGGCGATTTCGTGGATTTACATTCATACCCGCTGGAAGTGCTCGACCATTCCATCGTTGCCCTCACCTCTTGCACCATTGCCAAGCTGCATCACACCGATATCAGCGAGCTGATCGACCACGATCCGCGGATGGCGCGCATCCTGTGGTTTTCGACCATGGTCGATGCCGCCATGCACCGCGAATGGATCCAGAATATCGGATCGCGCGAAGGGAAGGCCCGGATCGCACATCTGATCTGCGAGATACACGCGCGCTCGGAAGTTGTGGGCCTTGCCGATAATGGCACTTTCGATTTCCCGCTGACGCAAACGCAGCTGGGCGAATGCCTCGGCTTTTCACAGATTCATGTGAACCGCCTGCTGCGGCAGCTCCGCGAAGATGGCTATCTGACGTTCAAGGAAAAGATCATCACTATCCACAAGCGTGACGAGCTGTGCGATCTTGCGGGATTCGATCCCAATTACCTCTATCTGACCAAGCGCAGCAGCTAA